One Salvelinus namaycush isolate Seneca chromosome 4, SaNama_1.0, whole genome shotgun sequence genomic window carries:
- the LOC120045822 gene encoding gamma-crystallin S-1-like, giving the protein MGKIIFYEGRNFEGRHYECSGDCADMHSHFSRCNSIRVDNGCWMAYEKPNFSGYQYMLTRGKYPDHHRWSGFNDCIRSCRIIPAYNGNYRMKIFERSDFGGKMMELSDDCPNLQDRFHRRDISSCNVMEGYWILHEHPNYRGHQYFLRPGEYNKHSDWGSMSSTIGSVRRVTELKQNNQ; this is encoded by the exons ATGGGTAAG ATCATCTTCTACGAGGGCAGGAATTTTGAGGGACGCCACTATGAGTGCAGTGGTGACTGCGCTGACATGCACTCCCACTTCTCCCGATGTAACTCCATTCGGGTGGACAATGGGTGCTGGATGGCCTATGAGAAGCCTAACTTTTCTGGGTACCAGTACATGCTGACAAGGGGGAAGTACCCTGACCACCATCGCTGGTCCGGCTTCAACGACTGCATCCGCTCCTGTCGCATAATCCCAGCT TACAATGGAAACTACAGGATGAAGATCTTTGAGAGATCAGACTTTGGGGGAAAGATGATGGAGCTGAGCGACGACTGCCCCAACCTGCAGGACCGCTTCCACCGGAGAGACATTTCCTCCTGCAATGTTATGGAGGGGTACTGGATCCTCCACGAGCACCCAAACTACAGGGGCCATCAGTACTTCCTGCGCCCTGGCGAGTACAACAAGCACAGCGACTGGGGCAGCATGAGTTCCACCATCGGCTCGGTGCGTCGCGTCACAGAGCTGAAGCAAAACAACCAATAA